Below is a genomic region from Candidatus Fermentibacter sp..
ACGTTCTGGCCCTCGTGACCGCATCCGTGGCGGGCGCGGGGCTGGTCCTCGGCATCCTGCTGGGCAGCCCCGTCACCGGGATCCTGGGCGGAATGCTCTTCGCCGACTCGACGTGGTCGGTGCTCGAGATGCTCTGGGAGCGGGGCACGGCCAAGCGGCCCTGGAGGCAGGGCTCCGGGGATCAGAAGATCAGATAGAAGGCTCCGGCCCTGATCGAGAAGGGATCCCGCTCGACGGAGGTGTAGTAGATCTCCGAGGGCTCGGCCTCCCTGTTGTCACCGCCGTATTCCTGCACGGTCCATGAATCCGCCTCGGTGCCGGCGAAGCCCAGGACCGACGCCGCGAGGCCCATCCTGTCCGATGCCAGATACTCCAGACCGCATTCCGCGTATCCGCCGAAGGTCGCTGCGGTGGCGTTGGAGGCCAGTGTGTCCAGGGCCACGTTCTGGATCATGAAATCTGCCAGCAAACCGGCCGAGAGCCTCGCAGCTAGCTTCGGCGCGGAGACGGGCAGCCTCCAGCCGGCTTCGAAGTCGACCCCGAAGGAAGAGAGCTGATCCATCGCCCCGGCGTGGAGTCCGCCTCCCAGACACAGACCCCATCTCAGGGTCGAGACGGCGATCCTGATCCTGTTCATGGCGCCGCTGTCGTCGAAGGGTTCGCCGGTGTCGGCTCCCTGTTCCAGGCTGACGGGGGCCATCTCCCACCCGATCGAGAGAGATGCGGGCCTTCCGCGTTCGAGGGCGATCACCGAGCCGCCCGGCGCGAGGGAGCCGGACAGCATCAGGGCGCTCGAGGCACCGGGGCCCGAGCTGGTCACCTGTGCGATCCCGTGGCTCCGCAGGTACTGGTACTGGGCCACGTCGTCGGGGATCGTGGGCGAAACGGCCACGAGAGAGACGAACATGCCCTCGGTGATCCCCGATTCGCTTCCGGCGGGGAGGTCTATCCTGGGGCCCGCCCCGGCCGTGAACCTGACCTCGGCGGGGAAGAGCTCCATCAGCGCCGTGTCCATCATCCTGGCCACGGCCGTGCATGCCAGCGCGTCGATATCGGGTGGGACCCCCGGGGGGGTCTCCCCTGCCGCCGTACCCGAAACGGATCCGGTGAGGATACCTGTCGAGGAGTAGAACCGCCCGGTCGCCGTCAGCTCGGTTCTGGTGCTCGTGCGGAGGGAGTCGCCCGCAAAGGTCGCGCGGTCTGCCGAAACCGGCTCGGGGACGGTGAGGACCAGCAGCACGTCGAGCGAGAAGGCGGAACACAGGGCCGATGTCTCGGACGCGAACCCCCCCGTCATCTCCAGAGATCTGACGGAGTCCGGGAGGGTCACCACGGTGAAGCGCCCGTCGCCTTCGGCGGCGGCTTCGGCACAGGCAGCCAGGGCGGCCGTGTCCGACGAAGCCGGGGCTTCGAGGATCACCGCTCCGAACCTGCCCCCCTGGTTTCCTGTGAGGGAGGCCTGGAACGCCAGAAGGAACGGCATGAGGGAGGGCATAGCTTCCTTTCGGCATGGGAGATCCTCGGCGGGCCGCCGGGGTCCGCCTCAGTGTGCTCCCTGCTCCACTACGAGATCCTGGAATTCCTCGCAGGTGACCACGAGCGCAGTATCGAGCATACTGCCTGCGAGCGAATCTTTCCAGCCCGGGAAGCACGAGTCGAGGAAGACGGAGTCGGGCGATGCCGGCTCGCCGTCGGAGTCGAAGATGATCAGGACCGGGGAGGAGAAAGCCTCTTCGAAGGGGCAGGGGGCCGGCGTCTCTAGCTGGGTCTCGCATGTCGAGACAGTACGGTCGGCGGAGACGGAACCCCGCGCGAGGACGTCGACGGCGCTCACGCAAACGTCGCCTTCCGCACCCGGGCCCGTCCAGGGGCCGCTGTCGTCGGACGCGATGCCTTCGGTCGCCGGCTCGGCATCACATGTCCGTCCGGCCGCTGCATCGCCCAGGTTGTACCAGCCTTCCTCGTGGCCCGGGACGGTCTGGGAGACAGACCCGACCAGACCGGCGCCGGCGGCCTGGCTCTGCCCGGCGGCGCCGCCTCCCGCCCCGGTCGTCAGACCACCGGAGCCTCCGATCGCCGATGGGGTGTCCTCGTCCTCCGGGGGAAGGAGCATCGCCATGAGCTCCTCATCCTCCTGCTCGACTTCGGAGGAGGCTGCCTGCTGTTCCTGCGCCTGCAGAGCCGGGGCATCCTCGGCGAAATGCATGGTCTGCCCGGGAACGCTGTCCGAAGAGATCGACTCGAAGACGGCGCCGGCGGGCGGTCCGCCGGAGACGCTGTCGCCCGGCTCGACGCGGTCGCGCTCCGAAGTCACGGTGATGGTCTCGACGGCGGGCCGTTCCAGGAGCCCGGAGCGCCCGGCGAGCCTCACGCCCGCCGCGGCTATCAGGAGCGCGGCGGCTATGGGCACGAATGCCGGGAGCCTCTTCCGGGCTGGCGCACGCACCGAGGTCATGATGCGCCTCTCCATGAGCCTGAAGCTCTCGTCGGACGGGGTCTCGAAGGAATCCCTGTAGGACTTCTCGATGAGCGTCTGCTTCTCGATGATCCTCCGGCATGCGGCGCACGACTCGACGTGGGAGCGGACGTCCGCAGCCTCTGCTCCGCGGAGCTCCCCGTCCATGTAGGCCATCAGCCTGGAGGGATCAGGGCATGCGTTCATCTCTTCAGGACTCCATCAGGTGTTC
It encodes:
- a CDS encoding zf-HC2 domain-containing protein, which codes for MNACPDPSRLMAYMDGELRGAEAADVRSHVESCAACRRIIEKQTLIEKSYRDSFETPSDESFRLMERRIMTSVRAPARKRLPAFVPIAAALLIAAAGVRLAGRSGLLERPAVETITVTSERDRVEPGDSVSGGPPAGAVFESISSDSVPGQTMHFAEDAPALQAQEQQAASSEVEQEDEELMAMLLPPEDEDTPSAIGGSGGLTTGAGGGAAGQSQAAGAGLVGSVSQTVPGHEEGWYNLGDAAAGRTCDAEPATEGIASDDSGPWTGPGAEGDVCVSAVDVLARGSVSADRTVSTCETQLETPAPCPFEEAFSSPVLIIFDSDGEPASPDSVFLDSCFPGWKDSLAGSMLDTALVVTCEEFQDLVVEQGAH